In Nitrospira sp., a single genomic region encodes these proteins:
- a CDS encoding glycerophosphodiester phosphodiesterase family protein encodes MGSGLKVSLAAVSAAVLLAVGLWLGCGIVGGTTRGKRVARALSIPRPAVIAHRGASYLAPESTLPAYLMARELGADYLEIDLQRTRDGMLVVVHDDDLSRTTNVADVFPGREKHTVDMFTFEELAQLDAGTWFNRAFPDRARESFKGLRILRLDEVIAVAESGSRRPGLYIETKAASRFPGIEEQLVSVLRKHGWVQDGGAAPSGRVIFQSFEPNSLARLKALAPHVPRLLLLDEVMAGREGLDALMKTASEVGSGVGTWGVRWAFSPKWSVAAAPRRYLTTWPWHTGRAHRAGLFVHPWTINERWEMWMVTLSGADGFFTDRADVALSIYRRSEPDDHEAFWKKIGY; translated from the coding sequence ATGGGCTCGGGTTTAAAGGTGTCGCTCGCGGCGGTTTCCGCCGCGGTCCTGCTGGCCGTGGGGCTGTGGCTGGGCTGCGGGATTGTCGGTGGAACGACGAGGGGAAAACGAGTCGCCCGGGCCCTCAGCATTCCTCGTCCCGCCGTCATCGCCCACCGCGGCGCTTCCTATCTGGCTCCGGAAAGCACGTTGCCCGCCTACCTGATGGCCCGTGAGCTCGGCGCGGACTACCTGGAGATCGATCTGCAACGCACCAGGGACGGCATGTTGGTCGTCGTGCACGACGACGACTTGTCCCGTACGACCAACGTGGCGGACGTCTTTCCCGGTCGTGAGAAGCACACGGTGGACATGTTCACCTTTGAGGAACTGGCGCAGCTCGACGCGGGAACTTGGTTCAATCGGGCGTTTCCCGATCGGGCGCGTGAGTCGTTCAAGGGCCTTCGGATTCTCCGGCTGGACGAGGTGATCGCGGTGGCCGAGTCCGGGTCCAGGCGCCCGGGTCTCTACATCGAGACCAAGGCGGCCAGCCGGTTCCCGGGCATCGAGGAGCAACTGGTGAGCGTTCTGAGGAAACACGGGTGGGTCCAGGATGGCGGAGCAGCACCGTCCGGGCGTGTGATTTTTCAGTCGTTCGAGCCGAACAGCCTGGCTCGACTCAAGGCACTGGCACCCCACGTTCCGCGGCTGCTCCTGCTCGATGAAGTCATGGCCGGCAGAGAGGGCCTCGACGCCTTGATGAAGACCGCGTCGGAAGTCGGCTCCGGCGTCGGGACGTGGGGCGTCAGGTGGGCGTTCAGCCCGAAGTGGTCGGTTGCAGCCGCCCCCAGGCGATATCTCACCACCTGGCCCTGGCACACGGGTCGGGCTCATCGGGCCGGATTATTCGTCCATCCCTGGACGATCAACGAGCGGTGGGAAATGTGGATGGTGACGCTGAGCGGAGCGGACGGCTTCTTCACCGATCGAGCCGACGTGGCGCTCTCGATCTATCGAAGATCTGAGCCGGATGATCATGA